The sequence CGCACAGATTGCTGCTGAAGTGATTCCCAGGGCTTATTTGACAACCACGGTTAAAGATGACTGGCTTGAGCGCCTAAAAGAGTTGGAGGCGGTTTCTCTCCATACTAATCACAAGTATCTATCACCAATGCAGGCGAGCGCTGTTAAGGCATCAGGCGCTGGTCTGTTCTGCTACACCGTCAATTCAGTAAAGCGAGCCAGAGAAATACTGGCTTGGGGCGTTGATGGTTTTTGCACTGACCGGATTGACCTTATTTCGGCAGATTTCTCTAGTGTTAGGTTTGATCAAGAGGCGCTTTAGTAGCGTTTAAGTTGCACCTGCGCTAGAAAACGCATAAAGGATTACACTAAATAGTGCCTGGAAAAAACTTATTGTGAGTTTCATGTCAACCTCAGCGATTAACCTCGCGTTAAGAAGGGGCAGGTCACACTGGTTGACCTTATTCAATTTAACCTTTGTTGGTTAACGTCTTAATTAGGATTTATTACGGTAGCAATAAATTGAGTAAGTTGAGTAAGCGCCAGTTTTTCGCAGCAGTAGATAGTATTTTTTTAATCAACGATGATGAAAAGGAACTCAAAATGAAAATCAATAAACTGTTAGCCGCCGTAATCGTCGCTGCTTTCGCTCTGCCTGTGATGGCGCAAAATGCACCTGTTCCACCAGCACCAGCGCCGGCAGCAACAATGGCAGCGCCTGCCGCTCCGGCTGCTAAACCGGCGCCTAAACATCACGGCAAAAAACATCACCATCGTCGTCACCATGCCAAAGCATCAGCCACTGGAAAGATTAATACAGGTCATTAATTAACCTTTGGCAGTTCGGGTTTGGCGAGGTTGCGCCATATTCTCTTAAAAAGCCCGTCAAAAGTGATTTTGATGGGCTTTTGCAATAGGAGGTCGGGCTGTCCGACTGACAGGAAGCGGTCGCAAAATGGTGTGGTCGTTGCGTGCATTGCAACGGGGGCCACAATTTGTCCTCATCTAACCCGTTTTTCTCCCTTTGTCTGACTGTCCGACAGCCGCCCGGCTTTTTGAAGCGCGTGGCTGGTATCACGTATAATCAGTGCTTTGCAAAATGACACTTCCCTTGCACGCTTTTTTTTCGCCCAAGAACATGAACTCAGCCGATATACGCGATAAGTTTCTCACTTTCTTTGAATCCAAAGACCATACCGTGGTTCGTTCCTCCAGCCTTGTGCCGGGTAATGATCCGACGCTGCTATTTACCAACTCTGGGATGGTCCAATTTAAGGACGTCTTTCTCGGTACCGAGAAACGTAACTACGTTCGTGCGACATCCGTACAGCGGTGTTTGCGTGCAGGCGGCAAACACAACGATCTGGAAAATGTTGGATATACCGCTCGCCACCACACTTTTTTCGAAATGCTGGGAAATTGGTCTTTCGGGGATTATTTTAAACGCGACTCTTTAAAGTGGGCGTTTGAACTATTGACTGAGGTCTATGGTTTGCCAGCTGAAAAGCTTTGGGCCACCGTATATGAGACCGATGATGAGGCCTACGATATCTGGGTGAATGAGATCGGCCTACCGCCAGAGCGCGTTGTCCGGATTGGCGACAATAAAGGTGCACCATTTGCATCAGACAATTTCTGGCAAATGGCAGATACCGGCCCTTGCGGTCCCTGTTCTGAGATTTTTTTCGATCATGGCCCGGATATTTGGGGCGGTCCTCCGGGCAGTCCGGATCAAGACGGTGACCGTTACATCGAAATCTGGAATAACGTTTTCATGCAGTTTGACCGTCAGGTCGACGCCAAAACCGGTGAAGCGACATTGACGCCATTGCCGCGCCAATGTGTTGATACCGGCATGGGTTTGGAGCGATTGGCCGCTATATTGCAGCACGTGCATAGTAATTATGAGATTGATCTGTTCCAAAATTTGATCAAGGCAGCAGCGCGCGAAACCAATGTTGCCGATTTGACAAATAACTCGTTGAAAGTGATCGCCGACCACATTCGTGCTTGTGCGTTCCTAATTGTGGACGGCGTTATTCCCGGTAATGAAGGTCGTGGTTACGTCTTGCGTCGCATTATCCGTCGCGCATTACGTCACGGACATAAGCTGGAGCAAACCAAACCGTTTTTCTACAAACTCGTCAAAGATCTGGTCTTAGAGATGGGCGCAGCCTATCCTGAATTGCCGGAAGCTGCCGAGCGCGTTGAGCAAACTTTGAAGCAGGAAGAAGAGCGTTTTGGGGAAACGCTAGAACACGGAATGAAAATTCTGGAAGCCGCCTTGGCAAAAAATCCTAAAAAATTAGATGGTGATACAGCTTTCACGCTATATGACACTTTCGGGTTCCCGCTTGATTTGACTGCAGATATTTGTCGTGAGCGTGAAGTTGCGCTCGACGAGGCTGGTTTTGACGTCGCAATGAAACGTCAACAAGAAGCTAGCCGTGCTGGTGGTAAATTCAAAATGGCGTCGGGCGTTGAGTATAGCGGTGAGAAGACAAATTTTGTCGGTTATACCGCGCTGGCGCACGATGCCAAAGTGTTAGCTTTATACGTTGATGGCAGTGCGGTACAAAAAATCGAAGCTGGTCAAAATGCGATTGTCGTGCTCGATACCACACCATTTTATGCCGAGTCAGGCGGTCAGGCTGGCGACTCCGGCGTACTTGAAACAGCGACGGCAACATTTGTGGTGACCGATACCCTCAAGATTCAGGCCGAGGTGTTTGGCCATCATGGTCGATTGGAGCAAGGCACACTGAACGTCGGCGATCAACTTGGTGCCAATGTCGATACTGCGCAACGCGCACGCACTATCCGGAATCATTCAGCGACGCATTTAATGCACAAAGCATTGCGCGAGGTGCTGGGCGTGCATGTGGCGCAAAAGGGTTCGTTGGTTGATGCTGATAAAACCCGATTTGACTTTAGTCATAACGCGCCTGTCAGTGCCGATCAAATTCGTCTGATCGAAGACATAGTCAATGGCGAAGTGTTGGAAAACATCGCCACCAGCGCCACCTTGATGTCATTCGACGACGCCGTTGCAAGCGGTGCTATGGCCTTGTTCGGTGAAAAATATGGTGATGAAGTACGCGTGTTATCGATCGGTTCTTCGACCGAATTATGCGGCGGTGTCCACGTCAATCGTACTGGTGATATTGGCTTGTTCAAAATCGTTGCAGAAAGTGGTGTCGCGGCCGGTATTCGTCGTATTGAAGCGGTAACAGGACTTGGCGCATTGGCACTCGTTCAAAGCTTGAGTAGCCGTGTCACCGAAGCGGCGACAGCGTTGAAATCACCGCCGGAAGAATTAACGCAACGTATCGGTCAGGTGCAAGATCACGTTAAGGCGCTAGAAAAAGAGATGGCTGCGTTGAAGTCTAAACTGGCTGCAAATCAGGGTAATGAACTGGTTAACCAGGCGGTGGATGTCAACGGCATCAAGGTATTGGCTGCAATGCTCGAAGGCGCGGATAGCGCGACTTTACGTGAAACGATGGATAAGTTAAAAGATAAACTGAAAACCGCAGCGATCGTGTTGGCGACCGTCAAGGACGGAAAAGTCAGCTTGATCGCAGGTGTCACAGCCGATGCGATTGCCAAAGTAAAAGCCGGTGATCTGGTCAATTTTGTGGCCCAGCAAGTTGGCGGTAAAGGCGGCGGGCGGCCTGACATGGCGCAAGCTGGCGGTACTGATCCAAGCGGATTGGCGGCAGCGCTGCAAGGAGTCGTTAAGTGGGTTGGCGAACGCGGCTAAAAATGCCCCTTGCCAAGCGGCGGCTAGTACTTGAAGCGGGTTTGAGGCGCTCTTAAATCTTGCCTGGTGTTTGCTTGCGGCTGAAATAATGCATGCTGCCGGTTGGCATTTTGTCTTGTAGATGAATGGTGAGCGATTGATTTCGCCGAATGGTTGCTGATGAGTGAATTTAAATTTTGCCCGATCTGTGCTGCTTCTTTGACGTTGCGTGCAGATGAGGGCGAGGCAGGAAAACCCCGGTTATCCTGCCCGGAAGGTCACTGGACGCATTGGGATAACCCGCTGCCCGTATTG is a genomic window of Glaciimonas sp. CA11.2 containing:
- the alaS gene encoding alanine--tRNA ligase, with the translated sequence MNSADIRDKFLTFFESKDHTVVRSSSLVPGNDPTLLFTNSGMVQFKDVFLGTEKRNYVRATSVQRCLRAGGKHNDLENVGYTARHHTFFEMLGNWSFGDYFKRDSLKWAFELLTEVYGLPAEKLWATVYETDDEAYDIWVNEIGLPPERVVRIGDNKGAPFASDNFWQMADTGPCGPCSEIFFDHGPDIWGGPPGSPDQDGDRYIEIWNNVFMQFDRQVDAKTGEATLTPLPRQCVDTGMGLERLAAILQHVHSNYEIDLFQNLIKAAARETNVADLTNNSLKVIADHIRACAFLIVDGVIPGNEGRGYVLRRIIRRALRHGHKLEQTKPFFYKLVKDLVLEMGAAYPELPEAAERVEQTLKQEEERFGETLEHGMKILEAALAKNPKKLDGDTAFTLYDTFGFPLDLTADICREREVALDEAGFDVAMKRQQEASRAGGKFKMASGVEYSGEKTNFVGYTALAHDAKVLALYVDGSAVQKIEAGQNAIVVLDTTPFYAESGGQAGDSGVLETATATFVVTDTLKIQAEVFGHHGRLEQGTLNVGDQLGANVDTAQRARTIRNHSATHLMHKALREVLGVHVAQKGSLVDADKTRFDFSHNAPVSADQIRLIEDIVNGEVLENIATSATLMSFDDAVASGAMALFGEKYGDEVRVLSIGSSTELCGGVHVNRTGDIGLFKIVAESGVAAGIRRIEAVTGLGALALVQSLSSRVTEAATALKSPPEELTQRIGQVQDHVKALEKEMAALKSKLAANQGNELVNQAVDVNGIKVLAAMLEGADSATLRETMDKLKDKLKTAAIVLATVKDGKVSLIAGVTADAIAKVKAGDLVNFVAQQVGGKGGGRPDMAQAGGTDPSGLAAALQGVVKWVGERG